The following are encoded in a window of Kitasatospora fiedleri genomic DNA:
- a CDS encoding AfsR/SARP family transcriptional regulator encodes MIHLLGTVELSAGGRPLPISSRKTRTLLACLALDLERPQSVTSIAERLWDGDPPPSAVSTLHGYLSRLRTALRRANELGDATDGAPIEIVSRSGTYTLHAEADQVDWQLYYDLARQARRLAEDGDDRRALAVLRRADSTWQGEPLAGLPGLWAQQVRSQLLDRRFAASLTRFEVELRLGHFADLVPDLTELAEQSPWNERVAAHLMTALYGCGRIDEALTVYRRIRRRMYDDLATNPGEALDRLHEGILRRARISDLIDRPAASPVAAAPPPEPERRPSTLLPAPEISGRESELDLLTAAARGEWPTRAPGRAAALPVIALSGQPGCGKSALALAAAHRLRPDFPDGAFMLRLAAHSPIRSDPSPETAATDLLRQFGVPAPEIPLDSDELLARCRELLSQRRALVLFDNAAGPDQIGPLLPAEPTCFILITSRHRMAELPAVSTVPLDVLTPAASAAMFTRLVGPDRADDQDRLADVTRRCAHLPLALHLIAGRFRSRSSWDLAHLADRLSRSNRLGELRHGPDSLHRALAMSYHGLSADHQVAFRRLSLHPGNDFGLLTAAVLIDCPVDRAERLIEDLLADSLLAEHAVERFSFHELVREYAAAQELREESAQERSATIRRCVNFLTVMADRSDVECFPTRYRMSLGALSEVGGEGFPHLPPEILRTVPAPGWLAVETASLIELEKGLRADGDRKSAAVLVHVINGRLDAECLWREAIDAHRSAADHWRDEGAAEPEMHAQLALSHYALRVARYPDVDRSAHRALALAQAAHDLRGTAEALGCLAQLRWRQGELRGALALQHESLATLRGLGTAPAATAAALANLGMLQNQLGEPEQALDNLTEALPVLQSCDDLAAAVRVAMNIAGLQFGRGDVSAARESLDYVSTHGEGIVPEIDLEISRANLAELFSLAGDFDRAIHLLDGALRSFHRLDSPQHKAEGMIAKARILVLAGNPESAGEAYAGALAIARSIHAPREEAAALRGLSELAERWGRAGRSQVTPSLAAGAADGPQPPEEPGARPVRTG; translated from the coding sequence ATGATCCACCTGCTGGGTACTGTCGAACTCTCGGCCGGGGGACGGCCGTTGCCCATCAGCTCGCGCAAGACCAGGACCCTGCTGGCCTGCCTCGCCCTCGACCTGGAGCGCCCGCAATCGGTCACCTCCATTGCCGAGCGGCTCTGGGACGGCGACCCCCCGCCGAGCGCCGTCAGCACTCTGCACGGCTACCTCTCCAGACTCCGCACGGCCCTGCGCAGGGCCAACGAGCTGGGCGATGCCACGGACGGTGCGCCGATCGAGATCGTCTCCCGCTCCGGCACCTACACGCTGCACGCCGAAGCCGACCAGGTGGACTGGCAGCTGTACTACGATCTCGCCCGCCAGGCCCGCAGACTGGCCGAGGACGGGGACGACCGGCGGGCCCTCGCCGTCCTCCGCCGGGCCGACAGCACCTGGCAGGGCGAGCCGCTCGCCGGCCTGCCCGGCCTCTGGGCGCAGCAGGTCCGCAGCCAGTTGCTGGACCGCCGGTTCGCCGCCTCGCTGACCCGCTTCGAGGTCGAACTCCGCCTCGGCCACTTCGCCGACCTCGTCCCCGACCTCACCGAACTCGCCGAGCAGAGCCCGTGGAACGAACGGGTGGCCGCCCACCTGATGACCGCGCTCTACGGCTGTGGCCGGATCGACGAAGCGCTCACGGTCTACCGGCGCATCCGGCGGCGGATGTACGACGACCTCGCCACCAACCCCGGCGAGGCACTCGACCGACTGCACGAGGGCATCCTGCGCCGGGCCCGCATCTCCGACCTGATCGACCGCCCGGCCGCGTCCCCGGTCGCCGCCGCGCCGCCGCCCGAGCCCGAACGGCGCCCCTCCACCCTGCTTCCCGCCCCTGAAATCTCGGGTCGAGAAAGCGAGTTGGATTTGCTGACCGCTGCTGCGCGCGGCGAGTGGCCGACCCGCGCCCCCGGCCGGGCCGCAGCCCTCCCGGTGATCGCCCTCAGCGGCCAGCCCGGCTGCGGAAAGAGCGCCCTCGCGCTCGCCGCCGCCCACCGGCTGCGCCCCGACTTCCCCGATGGCGCCTTCATGCTCCGCCTCGCCGCCCATTCCCCCATCCGCTCCGACCCCAGCCCCGAAACCGCAGCCACCGACCTGCTGCGCCAGTTCGGCGTCCCGGCCCCGGAGATTCCCCTCGACTCCGACGAACTCCTGGCCAGATGTCGGGAGTTGCTCTCCCAGCGCCGCGCGCTGGTGCTGTTCGACAACGCCGCCGGCCCTGACCAGATCGGCCCGCTGCTCCCCGCCGAGCCCACCTGCTTCATCTTGATCACCAGCCGCCACCGGATGGCTGAGCTGCCCGCCGTCAGCACCGTCCCGCTCGATGTCCTCACACCTGCGGCCTCCGCCGCCATGTTCACCCGCCTGGTCGGCCCCGACCGGGCCGACGACCAGGACCGGCTCGCCGACGTCACGCGTCGCTGCGCCCATCTCCCGCTGGCCCTCCACCTCATTGCCGGCCGCTTCCGCTCCCGTTCGTCGTGGGACCTCGCCCACCTCGCCGACCGACTCTCCCGCAGCAACCGCCTCGGCGAGCTGAGACACGGGCCGGACAGCCTGCACCGGGCCCTCGCCATGTCGTACCACGGTCTGTCGGCCGACCATCAGGTCGCCTTCCGCCGATTGAGCCTGCATCCGGGCAACGACTTCGGCCTGCTGACCGCAGCCGTGCTCATCGACTGCCCCGTCGACCGGGCGGAACGTCTGATCGAGGACCTGCTGGCGGACAGCCTGCTCGCCGAGCACGCGGTCGAAAGGTTCAGCTTCCACGAACTGGTCCGCGAATACGCGGCCGCCCAGGAACTGCGGGAGGAATCCGCCCAGGAGCGGTCCGCGACGATCAGACGGTGCGTCAACTTCCTTACTGTGATGGCAGATCGGTCAGACGTGGAGTGCTTCCCCACGCGCTACCGGATGTCGCTCGGCGCGTTGTCCGAGGTGGGGGGTGAGGGGTTCCCCCACCTTCCGCCCGAGATTCTCCGGACGGTTCCCGCGCCCGGCTGGCTGGCCGTCGAAACCGCATCCCTGATCGAACTTGAAAAGGGCTTACGGGCCGACGGGGACCGGAAATCCGCCGCCGTACTGGTCCATGTGATCAATGGCCGGCTCGATGCCGAATGCCTGTGGCGGGAGGCCATCGACGCCCACCGGTCGGCCGCCGATCACTGGCGCGACGAAGGCGCCGCAGAGCCCGAGATGCATGCACAACTGGCCCTCTCTCATTACGCGTTGAGGGTAGCCCGCTATCCGGACGTCGACCGATCGGCCCACCGCGCGCTGGCCCTCGCCCAGGCCGCCCACGACCTCCGCGGCACCGCCGAAGCCTTGGGCTGTCTGGCCCAGCTACGCTGGCGGCAGGGTGAACTGCGGGGGGCGCTGGCCCTGCAGCACGAGAGTTTGGCGACCCTCCGCGGCCTCGGCACCGCACCGGCCGCCACTGCCGCGGCCCTCGCCAACCTCGGCATGCTGCAGAACCAGCTGGGCGAACCCGAGCAGGCTCTCGACAATCTGACCGAAGCGTTGCCGGTCCTGCAGTCGTGCGATGACCTCGCCGCCGCTGTCCGTGTCGCCATGAATATCGCGGGCCTTCAATTCGGGCGTGGTGATGTATCCGCAGCGAGGGAGTCGCTCGATTATGTATCGACACATGGCGAGGGCATTGTCCCGGAAATCGACCTGGAAATTTCCAGGGCGAACCTCGCCGAACTTTTTTCGCTGGCCGGAGATTTCGATCGGGCGATTCATCTACTGGATGGCGCGCTCCGCTCATTTCATCGGCTGGACAGTCCCCAGCATAAGGCCGAGGGGATGATCGCCAAGGCTCGGATTCTCGTCCTCGCTGGAAATCCGGAATCGGCCGGTGAGGCCTATGCGGGGGCACTTGCCATAGCCCGGTCGATCCACGCTCCCCGAGAGGAGGCCGCAGCCCTGCGTGGCCTGTCCGAGCTCGCGGAGCGCTGGGGGCGTGCAGGTCGCAGCCAGGTCACACCCTCGCTCGCGGCTGGGGCTGCCGACGGCCCGCAGCCTCCGGAGGAGCCGGGTGCGCGGCCGGTGCGAACCGGTTGA
- a CDS encoding ATP-binding protein, whose translation MDDTRSSITGQARIEGVALQAGDIHGGVHVHSHAPALLPVPRQLPPAPARLLGRGAELAALDVELGALPAPGGRCLVLTGPAGVGKSALAGYWLRARAAEFPDGLFYADLRSHAPGGPTDPTEVLGAFLRALGISGAPAELGEAAALWRSATARRRIGLLLDSAATAAQVRALLPGSEHSVAVATSRTRLAGLVMDGAGFFPIGLIDRPAAVELLVDRVGADRIAAEPLAADQVVTRCAGLPLAICVVGARMAARPRQPLAATAEALRREADRLAVLRLDGETAVRGVLDTSYEVLDPEAGRLYRLLGQLPVTEFTPEVAAAAAELSR comes from the coding sequence GTGGACGACACTCGCAGCTCCATCACCGGCCAGGCCAGGATCGAAGGTGTCGCGCTCCAGGCGGGCGACATTCATGGGGGCGTGCACGTTCATTCGCACGCTCCGGCGCTGCTTCCAGTACCGCGACAGCTTCCACCCGCCCCCGCGCGCCTCCTCGGGCGCGGAGCGGAACTGGCCGCGCTCGACGTGGAGCTGGGCGCGCTCCCGGCTCCCGGGGGGCGCTGCCTGGTGCTGACCGGGCCGGCCGGGGTCGGGAAGAGCGCGTTGGCCGGGTACTGGCTGCGGGCCCGGGCGGCGGAGTTTCCCGACGGGCTGTTCTACGCCGACCTCCGCAGCCACGCGCCCGGCGGGCCGACCGATCCGACGGAGGTGCTGGGCGCGTTCCTGCGGGCGCTGGGGATCTCCGGGGCACCCGCCGAGCTGGGGGAGGCGGCCGCGCTGTGGCGGTCGGCCACGGCGCGGCGGCGGATCGGGCTGTTGCTGGACAGCGCCGCCACCGCCGCCCAGGTCCGGGCGCTGCTGCCCGGCTCCGAGCACTCGGTCGCAGTGGCGACCAGCCGTACCCGGCTGGCCGGGCTCGTCATGGACGGCGCCGGATTCTTCCCGATCGGCCTGATCGACCGCCCCGCCGCCGTCGAACTGCTGGTGGACCGGGTCGGGGCCGACCGGATCGCCGCCGAACCGCTGGCCGCCGACCAGGTGGTCACCCGCTGCGCGGGGCTGCCGCTGGCGATCTGCGTGGTCGGTGCCCGGATGGCCGCGCGTCCGCGGCAGCCGCTGGCCGCGACCGCGGAGGCGCTGCGGAGGGAGGCCGACCGGCTCGCCGTGCTGCGCCTGGACGGCGAGACGGCCGTGCGCGGCGTACTGGACACCTCGTACGAGGTACTGGACCCGGAGGCTGGACGGCTGTACCGGCTGCTGGGGCAGCTGCCGGTGACGGAGTTCACGCCCGAGGTGGCGGCGGCCGCCGCCGAGCTCTCCCGGTAA
- a CDS encoding tetratricopeptide repeat protein, whose protein sequence is MHLLEERRDGRYRFHDLVRLHARERGQVEESPEQCRAAVRRVADHYLATTTAAELLISPSHRNLARDYSQPPWCPLEFTEESAALGWLDRERDQLAAVLRDAAGRGEHSLVWQLADAMWPLFLRLRPLGLHLEAHELGLRAARLAGDRAGEQRMLTSGGQGLRSAGRPADSAHWYRQALDLAIADGDPRAESQARTGLGHAHRQLGELDSARAEFEEAMRLRTAIGYRRGVGLLRIALGEVAVDAADEAEAVRQLEAAIEDLTAVSDPYEVCRAQAIMGRAYIRAGRYDLACAALETAREGFVAAGAPPWQARTVEWLGELALTQGDLVLARERFTAAHEAYRRLAAPDVARLARRLAAIDPDPAEPNGGEAEEE, encoded by the coding sequence GTGCACCTGCTGGAGGAGCGCCGCGACGGGCGCTACCGGTTCCACGACCTGGTCCGGCTGCACGCCCGGGAGCGGGGGCAGGTCGAGGAGTCCCCCGAGCAGTGCCGGGCCGCGGTCCGGCGGGTCGCCGACCACTACCTGGCCACCACCACGGCCGCCGAACTGCTGATCAGCCCCAGCCACCGCAACCTGGCCCGCGACTACAGTCAACCCCCTTGGTGCCCGCTGGAGTTCACCGAGGAGTCAGCGGCCCTCGGGTGGCTCGACCGGGAGCGCGACCAGCTCGCCGCCGTCCTGCGGGACGCCGCCGGGCGCGGCGAGCACAGCCTGGTCTGGCAGTTGGCCGACGCCATGTGGCCGCTGTTCCTCCGGCTGCGCCCGCTCGGTCTCCACCTTGAGGCGCACGAACTCGGCCTGCGGGCCGCCCGGCTCGCCGGGGACCGGGCCGGCGAGCAGCGGATGCTGACCTCCGGTGGCCAGGGCCTGCGCAGTGCCGGGCGCCCCGCGGACTCCGCGCACTGGTACCGGCAGGCGCTCGACCTGGCGATCGCCGACGGCGACCCGCGCGCCGAGTCCCAGGCCCGGACCGGGCTCGGCCACGCGCACCGGCAGCTCGGCGAACTCGACTCCGCCCGGGCCGAGTTCGAGGAGGCGATGCGGCTGAGGACGGCGATCGGCTACCGGCGCGGCGTCGGTCTGCTGCGGATCGCGCTCGGCGAGGTCGCGGTGGACGCCGCAGACGAGGCGGAGGCCGTCCGCCAGCTCGAAGCGGCCATCGAGGACCTGACGGCCGTCTCCGACCCCTACGAGGTGTGCCGGGCGCAGGCGATCATGGGCCGGGCGTACATCCGCGCCGGACGGTACGACCTGGCCTGCGCGGCGCTGGAGACCGCGCGAGAGGGTTTCGTCGCTGCGGGCGCGCCGCCCTGGCAGGCCCGCACCGTCGAATGGCTCGGCGAACTCGCCCTCACCCAGGGCGATCTCGTCCTCGCCCGGGAACGGTTCACCGCCGCGCACGAGGCGTACCGGCGGCTCGCCGCCCCGGACGTCGCCCGGCTCGCCCGGCGGCTGGCCGCGATCGACCCGGACCCGGCCGAGCCGAACGGCGGTGAGGCGGAGGAGGAGTGA
- a CDS encoding methylated-DNA--[protein]-cysteine S-methyltransferase, producing the protein MTTEPTAVFTPAPVPATVFTTMESPLGTLLLSGVLGPDGGCALSTVTAPGQKGALAAPAAHWRPDADALAPAVDQLTAYFAGARTSFDLPLAPVGTPFRQRIWDALDDIPYGTTLTYGQLADVAGQSPRAVRAVGGAVGANPLLIIRPCHRVMGANGSLTGFAAGIDAKRWLLAHESGDRLF; encoded by the coding sequence ATGACCACCGAACCCACCGCCGTGTTCACCCCCGCCCCCGTGCCCGCCACCGTGTTCACCACCATGGAGAGCCCGCTCGGGACCCTGCTGCTCAGCGGCGTCCTCGGCCCCGACGGCGGCTGCGCGCTGTCCACCGTCACCGCCCCCGGCCAGAAGGGCGCGCTCGCCGCACCCGCCGCCCACTGGCGACCCGACGCCGATGCCCTCGCCCCGGCCGTCGACCAGCTCACCGCCTACTTCGCCGGCGCGCGCACCTCCTTCGACCTGCCGCTGGCCCCCGTCGGCACCCCCTTCCGGCAGCGGATCTGGGACGCCCTGGACGACATCCCGTACGGCACCACCCTCACCTACGGCCAACTCGCCGACGTCGCGGGCCAGTCCCCGCGCGCGGTGCGCGCCGTCGGCGGCGCGGTCGGCGCCAACCCGCTGCTGATCATCCGCCCCTGCCACCGGGTGATGGGCGCCAACGGCAGCCTCACCGGCTTCGCCGCGGGCATCGACGCCAAGCGCTGGCTGCTGGCCCACGAGAGCGGCGACCGGCTGTTCTGA
- a CDS encoding DNA-3-methyladenine glycosylase 2 family protein → MSDSRQSALRRSRRLEGVIDDETRYRAVDSRDARFDGVFFTAVRTTGIYCRPSCPATTPKRTNCTFYPTAAAAQGAGYRACRRCRPDSVPGSPEWNHRADLVGRAVRLIGDGVVDREGVAGLASRLGYSSRQLQRQLTAELGAGPLALARAQRAQTARLLLQTTELPVTDVAFAAGFASVRQFNDTIREVYDRTPSTLRTEHGGHRRTPAAGGTLGLRLAYRGAIDTGHLLDFLGLRAVPGVEEVVPGPRPGTRSYRRTLALPYGHGLAEVDGLAPGDRPDRGWLDCRLTLTDLRDLTTAVHRLRALFDLDADPDAVDARLAADPLLAPLAAARPGLRSPGHVDPHELAVRAVLGQQVTVAAARTLAGRLAERYGTPLPTADGGLRLLFPTAAALAAADPEHLAMPTARRRALLGLCAALADGTVRLDPGVDREQAAAELLALPGIGPWTVGYLRMRALADPDVFLPTDIGVRDGLRALGEAGDPRAAAERSARWAPWRSYALHHLWSAAAERHAATPRTRATRETPKDQP, encoded by the coding sequence ATGTCCGATTCCCGCCAGTCGGCACTCCGGCGATCACGCAGACTGGAAGGCGTGATCGACGACGAGACCAGGTACCGGGCCGTGGACAGCCGGGACGCCCGCTTCGACGGGGTGTTCTTCACGGCGGTACGGACCACCGGCATCTACTGCCGTCCGAGCTGCCCGGCCACCACCCCCAAGCGCACCAACTGCACCTTCTACCCGACCGCGGCCGCCGCCCAGGGCGCGGGCTACCGGGCCTGCCGGCGCTGCCGGCCGGACTCGGTGCCCGGCTCGCCCGAGTGGAACCACCGGGCCGACCTGGTCGGCCGCGCCGTGCGGCTGATCGGGGACGGCGTGGTCGACCGGGAGGGCGTCGCCGGGCTGGCCTCCCGGCTCGGCTACAGCTCCCGGCAACTCCAGCGGCAGCTGACCGCCGAGCTCGGCGCGGGCCCGCTCGCGCTGGCCCGGGCGCAGCGCGCGCAGACCGCCCGCCTCCTCCTGCAGACCACCGAACTGCCGGTCACCGACGTGGCGTTCGCGGCCGGGTTCGCCTCCGTCCGGCAGTTCAACGACACCATCCGCGAGGTGTACGACCGCACCCCGTCCACGCTGCGCACCGAGCACGGCGGCCACCGCCGCACCCCGGCCGCGGGCGGCACGCTCGGCCTGCGGCTGGCCTACCGGGGCGCGATCGACACCGGCCACCTGCTCGACTTCCTCGGCCTGCGGGCCGTCCCGGGCGTCGAGGAGGTCGTCCCGGGCCCGCGCCCCGGCACCCGCAGCTACCGGCGCACCCTGGCCCTCCCGTACGGGCACGGCCTGGCCGAGGTGGACGGGCTCGCCCCCGGCGACCGGCCGGACCGGGGCTGGCTGGACTGCCGGCTGACCCTCACCGACCTGCGCGACCTGACCACGGCCGTGCACCGGCTGCGCGCCCTGTTCGACCTGGACGCCGACCCCGACGCGGTGGACGCCCGGCTCGCCGCCGACCCGCTGCTGGCCCCACTGGCCGCCGCCCGGCCCGGGCTGCGCTCGCCCGGCCACGTCGACCCGCACGAGCTCGCCGTCCGGGCCGTGCTCGGCCAGCAGGTCACGGTGGCCGCCGCCCGCACCCTGGCCGGGCGGCTCGCCGAGCGGTACGGGACCCCGCTGCCGACCGCCGACGGCGGGCTGCGCCTGCTGTTCCCGACCGCTGCGGCGCTGGCCGCCGCCGACCCGGAGCACCTGGCGATGCCGACCGCCCGGCGCCGGGCCCTGCTCGGCCTGTGCGCGGCGCTCGCCGACGGCACGGTCCGGCTCGACCCGGGCGTCGACCGCGAACAGGCCGCCGCCGAGCTGCTCGCGCTGCCCGGCATCGGCCCGTGGACGGTCGGCTACCTGCGGATGCGCGCCCTCGCCGACCCGGACGTGTTCCTCCCCACCGACATCGGCGTCCGCGACGGCCTGCGCGCCCTCGGCGAGGCGGGCGACCCGCGCGCCGCCGCCGAACGCTCCGCCCGCTGGGCGCCCTGGCGCTCCTACGCCCTGCACCACCTGTGGTCGGCCGCGGCCGAACGCCACGCCGCCACCCCCCGTACCCGCGCGACCCGCGAGACCCCCAAGGACCAGCCATGA
- the rsgA gene encoding ribosome small subunit-dependent GTPase A — MDRGSCEVLLVDPENGEPAVRRAATRPVMTADTAHNPCTGDWVAFDPAARPAPALAAVLPRTTAIIRKGAHKRSEGQVLAANVDTVLIAVSLAAEPDPGRIERLLALAWESGAEPLIVLTKSDLVHDGDFVRADVEAIAPGVAVLAVSAETGEGMDGLRARATGSCALIGQSGAGKSTLTNALTGTAAMTVQQVRSVDEKGRHTTTARELVPLPSGGAVIDTPGLRGVGLFGGEGIDRAFADISAIAAACRYSDCSHRTEPRCAVRAALTDGTLPERRWESYLKLQRENDFIAARTDARLRAERARHRKHLTKAARSYPRP; from the coding sequence ATGGACCGCGGCAGCTGCGAAGTCCTGCTCGTCGACCCCGAGAACGGCGAGCCGGCCGTGCGCCGCGCCGCCACCCGTCCGGTCATGACGGCCGACACCGCGCACAACCCGTGCACCGGCGACTGGGTCGCGTTCGACCCGGCCGCCCGTCCCGCCCCCGCCCTCGCGGCGGTGCTGCCCCGCACCACCGCGATCATCCGCAAGGGCGCCCACAAGCGCTCCGAAGGCCAGGTCCTGGCCGCCAACGTCGACACCGTACTGATCGCCGTCTCGCTCGCCGCGGAACCCGATCCCGGCCGGATCGAGCGCCTGCTCGCCCTCGCCTGGGAGTCCGGGGCCGAACCGCTGATCGTCCTGACCAAGTCCGACCTGGTCCACGACGGCGACTTCGTCCGGGCGGACGTCGAGGCGATCGCGCCCGGGGTCGCCGTCCTGGCGGTCAGCGCCGAGACCGGCGAGGGGATGGACGGACTGCGCGCCCGGGCCACCGGCTCCTGCGCCCTGATCGGCCAGTCCGGCGCGGGCAAGTCCACCCTCACCAACGCACTCACCGGGACGGCGGCGATGACGGTCCAGCAGGTCCGCTCCGTCGACGAGAAGGGCCGGCACACCACCACCGCCCGCGAACTCGTCCCGCTCCCGTCCGGCGGCGCCGTCATCGACACCCCCGGCCTGCGCGGCGTCGGCCTCTTCGGCGGCGAGGGCATCGACCGGGCTTTCGCCGACATCAGCGCCATCGCCGCCGCGTGCCGCTACAGCGACTGCTCCCACCGCACCGAACCCCGCTGCGCCGTCCGCGCCGCCCTCACCGACGGCACCCTCCCCGAGCGCCGCTGGGAGAGCTACCTCAAGCTCCAACGCGAGAACGACTTCATCGCCGCCCGCACCGACGCCCGCCTCCGCGCCGAACGCGCCCGCCACCGCAAGCACCTCACCAAGGCGGCCCGCTCCTACCCCAGGCCCTGA
- a CDS encoding YihY/virulence factor BrkB family protein yields the protein MQAAGSTPHPAGGPGPTGDRPSRRRGGRRRAAKRSTWHGTAWALVKDTTNTCVEYRVTGLAAEAAFFTLLSIPPLLLCLAGTLGYLDDILGAGTIDKLKQDIVSAAGTVLSPSSIDEIVQPLLRDVFDSARPDLISIGFLLSLWSGSRALYIFIDTITVMYGLDGKRGLVKTRLMSLGLYLGALVIGSLVLPLLVAGPGLLIGTFQSWAGVINGLYWPAAIILLVLSLTTLYHVAVPVSTPWREDIPGALVALLVLVVCSVALRLYLVSSVEGHSVYGSLAAPVAVLLWIFVVALAVLIGAAMNAAIDRRWPTVETADARAENERIAEDVAVQRGREAAARRAVERAERARQFGLAEGHDEDLFDEDDDEPVPSEYPERWASFLPYGDIRRRLGGGRRRRRPGR from the coding sequence GTGCAAGCAGCAGGCAGTACCCCCCACCCGGCCGGAGGACCCGGGCCGACCGGCGACCGGCCCTCCCGCCGACGCGGCGGACGGCGCCGCGCCGCCAAGCGCAGCACCTGGCACGGCACCGCGTGGGCACTGGTGAAGGACACCACCAACACCTGCGTGGAGTACCGGGTCACCGGACTCGCGGCCGAGGCGGCGTTCTTCACCCTCCTCTCCATCCCGCCGCTGCTGCTCTGCCTGGCCGGCACCCTCGGCTACCTCGACGACATCCTCGGGGCCGGGACGATCGACAAGCTCAAGCAGGACATCGTCTCAGCAGCTGGGACGGTGCTCTCACCGAGCTCCATCGACGAGATCGTCCAACCCCTGCTGCGCGACGTGTTCGACAGCGCCCGGCCGGACCTGATCTCGATCGGCTTCCTGCTCTCGCTCTGGTCCGGCTCCCGGGCGCTGTACATCTTCATCGACACCATCACCGTGATGTACGGCCTCGACGGCAAGCGCGGCCTGGTCAAGACCCGGCTGATGTCGCTCGGCCTCTACCTGGGCGCGCTGGTGATCGGCTCCTTGGTGCTGCCGCTGCTGGTGGCCGGGCCCGGACTGCTGATCGGCACCTTCCAGAGCTGGGCCGGAGTGATCAACGGCCTGTACTGGCCCGCCGCGATCATCCTGCTGGTGCTCTCCCTCACCACCCTCTACCACGTGGCCGTCCCGGTCTCCACGCCCTGGCGCGAGGACATCCCCGGCGCGCTGGTCGCCCTGCTGGTCCTGGTGGTCTGCAGCGTCGCGCTCCGGCTCTACCTGGTCAGCTCGGTCGAGGGCCACTCCGTCTACGGCTCGCTCGCCGCCCCGGTCGCCGTGCTGCTGTGGATCTTCGTGGTGGCGCTGGCCGTGCTCATCGGCGCCGCCATGAACGCCGCGATCGACCGCCGCTGGCCCACCGTCGAGACCGCCGACGCCCGCGCCGAGAACGAGCGGATCGCCGAGGACGTCGCCGTCCAGCGCGGCCGCGAGGCCGCCGCCCGCCGGGCCGTCGAACGCGCCGAACGGGCCCGCCAGTTCGGCCTCGCCGAGGGCCACGACGAGGACCTCTTCGACGAGGACGACGACGAGCCCGTCCCCAGTGAGTACCCGGAGCGCTGGGCCTCCTTCCTCCCGTACGGCGACATCCGGCGCCGGCTCGGCGGCGGCCGTCGCCGCCGACGCCCCGGGCGGTGA
- a CDS encoding putative leader peptide: MSSAGTTLVGRLHVDLLRVSSAICPVT, from the coding sequence ATGTCTAGCGCCGGAACCACCCTAGTTGGCCGACTCCACGTCGACCTCCTTCGCGTGTCCAGCGCCATCTGTCCGGTGACCTGA